A single genomic interval of Musa acuminata AAA Group cultivar baxijiao chromosome BXJ3-4, Cavendish_Baxijiao_AAA, whole genome shotgun sequence harbors:
- the LOC103983054 gene encoding pyruvate kinase isozyme G, chloroplastic isoform X2 yields the protein MAFVVFIRESETQQARVWKVRMGPSQLCHSPIREEGGLSGTDKLNALHEFQLSVPIGETRLPPDFHRKTKIVCTVGPSTNTREMIWKLAEEGMNVARLNMSHGDHESHQKIIDLVKEYNYQHKDNVIAVMLDTKGPEVRSGDLPQPILLKEGQEFNFTIKRGVSSEDTVSVNYDDFVNDVEVGDVLLVDGGMMSLAVRAKTPDTVKCTAIDGGELKSRRHLNVRGKSATLPSITEKDWEDIKFGVDNEVDFFAVSFVKDAKVIHELKEFLRSCHADIHIIPKIESADSIPNLQAIISASDGAMVARGDLGAELPIEDVPLLQEEIIRTCRSMQKPVIVATNMLESMINHPTPTRAEVSDIAIAVKEGADAIMLSGETAHGKYPLKAVKVMHNVAIRTESTVLSDILHTTAAAIQTGDCGDVSQGHISAMFAFHATNMANTLGTPIIVFTQTGSMPILLSHFRPSSTIFAFTNQERVKQRLALYHGVLPIHMQFYENADETFSRAIKHLMNLKYLKQGESVTLVRSGTRPIWRSEFTHHIQVRKVQD from the exons ATGGCATTTGTGGTTTTCATTCGGGAATCGGAGACGCAACAAGCTAGGGTTTGGAAGGTTAGGATGGGGCCTTCGCAGCTATGCCACTCACCGATCCGTGAAGAGGGAGGACTGAGTGGAACA GACAAGCTAAATGCATTGCACGAGTTCCAGTTGAGTGTTCCAATTGGGGAAACAAGGCTACCACCTGATTTTCACAGGAAGACAAAGATAGTATGTACAGTTGGTCCTTCGACGAACACACGTGAAATGATCTGGAAATTAGCAGAGGAGGGAATGAATGTTGCACGGCTTAATATGTCTCATGGTGATCATGAGTCGCACCAGAAGATCATTGATTTGGTTAAGGAATACAATTACCAACACAAAGACAATGTTATTGCTGTAATGCTGGACACCAAG GGTCCTGAGGTAAGAAGTGGAGATTTGCCACAACCTATCTTGCTCAAGGAAGGTCAGGAATTCAACTTTACTATCAAAAGAGGAGTTAGCTCTGAAGACACTGTGAGTGTGAATTATGATGACTTTGTTAATGATGTGGAAGTTGGAGATGTTCTCTTGGTTGATG GAGGGATGATGTCACTAGCTGTAAGGGCCAAGACTCCTGATACAGTCAAGTGCACAGCAATTGATGGTGGAGAACTAAAATCAAGGCGACACTTAAATGTGCGCGGCAAAAGTGCTACTCTTCCATCCATTACAG aaaaggattgGGAAGATATTAAGTTTGGTGTGGACAACGAAGTTGATTTCTTTGCAGTTTCATTCGTTAAAGATGCAAAAGTGATACATGAATTAAAAGAATTTCTCAGAA GTTGCCATGCAGATATACACATTATCCCTAAAATAGAAAGTGCTGATTCAATTCCAAACCTTCAGGCCATAATTTCTGCTTCAGATGGG GCAATGGTGGCACGCGGAGACCTTGGTGCTGAACTTCCAATTGAGGATGTTCCTCTATTGCAG GAAGAGATAATCAGGACATGTAGAAGCATGCAGAAACCAGTCATTGTGGCAACAAACATGTTAGAAAGCATGATAAACCATCCCACTCCAACAAGAGCAGAAGTTTCTGACATAGCAATTGCAGTCAAAGAAGGTGCAGATGCTATCATGCTATCAGGAGAAACTGCTCATGGGAA GTACCCATTGAAAGCTGTTAAAGTAATGCACAATGTGGCAATAAGGACTGAATCAACAGTGCTAAGTGACATTCTCCACACAACTGCTGCAGCTATCCAG ACTGGAGATTGTGGGGATGTTTCTCAAGGGCACATTAGTGCAATGTTTGCATTTCATGCAACCAACATGGCCAATACTCTTGGCACACCTATTATTGTTTTCACTCAAACTGGTTCAATGCCTATACTTTTAAGCCATTTTCGACCTTCTTCAACTATATTTGCATTTACGAATCA GGAAAGAGTTAAACAGAGGCTGGCGCTTTACCATGGGGTGTTGCCTATACATATGCAGTTCTATGAGAATGCAGATGAGACATTCTCTAGGGCCATAAAACATTTGATG AATCTCAAGTATCTGAAGCAAGGAGAATCTGTAACTCTTGTTCGGAGTGGTACACGCCCGATCTGGAGATCAGAGTTTACTCATCATATTCAAGTCCGTAAAGTCCAAGACTGA
- the LOC135635921 gene encoding aluminum-activated malate transporter 12-like isoform X1 codes for MALTGTADDSKGKNTKCKLLTKDSMEKMVRLPVKLWLSALEVGREDPRRLIHALKVGVALTLVSLLYLLEPLFEGVGRNAMWAVMTVVVVLEFTAGATLCKGVNRGIGTLCAASLAFVIEFMAEKSGRACRGVFIGVSVFLVGFLATYLRFVPYIKRNYDYGVVIFLLTFNLITVSSYRVQNVLRLTRDRLTTIAIGCGICLFMSLLVLPKWSGEDLHNSTVYKLEMLARSIEACVNEYFRDQTQDDGKSSKDQIYKGCRAVLDSKSSDESLVSGGFLQVLIYMLMWFCLWIKCEDDDDEHSQALFGSWEPRHSRHCYSFPWQQYVKLGAVLRHFGYTAVALHGCLESEIQTPLSVRLLFRDPCSRVAGEVCKVFDELARSIRNRRHCSPNVLSDHLHEALQDLNSAIRSQPRLFLGSKKARPAANERAEDWRPQKNTSSGVALPSAMSDITSLQEWRGKRVESTERKVLRPTLSRIAITSLEFSEALPFAAFASLLVEMVARLELVIEEVEELGRAANFKEFSQADEIAIEMGFDDKKPCVNGKDFQSHVVHQAAE; via the exons ATGGCACTGACTGGAACTGCAGATGACAGCAAAGGCAAGAACACCAAGTGCAAGCTACTCACAAAGGAttcgatggagaagatggtaaggCTTCCAGTTAAGCTGTGGCTGAGTGCACTGGAAGTGGGAAGAGAGGACCCAAGACGGCTTATCCATGCCCTCAAGGTGGGCGTCGCATTGACACTCGTCTCCTTATTGTACCTCTTGGAACCACTGTTCGAAGGAGTCGGACGGAATGCGATGTGGGCCGTGATGACTGTGGTTGTGGTGCTCGAATTCACTGCAG GTGCAACTCTGTGCAAGGGAGTAAACAGAGGAATTGGGACACTGTGCGCGGCATCTCTTGCATTTGTGATCGAGTTCATGGCAGAAAAGTCAGGCAGAGCTTGTCGCGGCGTTTTCATAGGAGTATCTGTGTTTTTAGTCG GATTCTTGGCGACGTACTTGAGATTTGTCCCTTACATAAAGAGGAACTACGATTATGGAGTGGTGATCTTTCTGCTGACCTTCAACCTGATAACGGTGTCGAGTTACCGCGTGCAGAACGTGTTGCGGTTGACTCGCGATCGCCTAACCACCATTGCCATCGGCTGCGGCATTTGCCTCTTTATGAGCCTCCTCGTTCTACCCAAGTGGTCCGGTGAAGACCTGCACAATTCCACAGTCTACAAGCTTGAAATGTTAGCGAGATCCATTGAAGCTTGTGTGAACGAGTACTTCCGGGATCAAACTCAAGATGACGGCAAGTCATCCAAGGACCAAATATACAAGGGATGCAGAGCAGTGTTGGACTCCAAATCCAGTGATGAGTCTCTCGTAAGTGGTGGATTcctccaagttttgatctatatGCTGATGTGGTTTTGTTTATGGATCAAAtgcgaagatgatgatgatgagcattCTCAGGCACTCTTCGGAAGCTGGGAGCCGAGGCACTCCAGACACTGCTACAGCTTTCCATGGCAACAGTACGTGAAGCTTGGTGCTGTTCTGAGACATTTCGGGTACACGGCCGTAGCACTTCATGGATGTTTGGAATCAGAAATCCAG ACTCCACTATCTGTAAGATTGCTCTTTCGAGACCCGTGCAGCCGCGTCGCTGGTGAGGTGTGCAAGGTGTTCGATGAGCTCGCGCGGAGCATAAGAAACCGCCGTCACTGCTCTCCCAATGTGCTCTCCGACCACCTTCACGAGGCGCTGCAAGACCTGAATTCCGCCATCAGGTCCCAACCGCGTCTCTTCCTTGGCTCCAAGAAAGCCCGTCCCGCAGCAAATGAGCGCGCGGAGGATTGGAGACCCCAAAAAAACACATCTTCCGGTGTAGCTCTGCCTTCGGCCATGTCTGATATCACATCACTGCAGGAATGGAGGGGCAAAAGGGTAGAGTCAACTGAGAGGAAGGTCTTGAGGCCAACCCTGAGCAGAATAGCAATAACTAGCCTTGAATTCTCGGAGGCACTGCCATTTGCAGCGTTTGCCTCGTTGCTCGTGGAGATGGTGGCCAGGTTGGAGCTTGTCATTGAGGAGGTGGAAGAACTCGGCAGGGCAGCAAATTTCAAGGAGTTCTCTCAGGCGGATGAAATCGCCATCGAAATGGGATTTGATGACAAGAAGCCATGCGTGAATGGCAAAGATTTCCAGAGCCATGTGGTACACCAAGCAGCAGAGTGA
- the LOC135635921 gene encoding aluminum-activated malate transporter 12-like isoform X2 codes for MALTGTADDSKGKNTKCKLLTKDSMEKMVRLPVKLWLSALEVGREDPRRLIHALKVGVALTLVSLLYLLEPLFEGVGRNAMWAVMTVVVVLEFTAGATLCKGVNRGIGTLCAASLAFVIEFMAEKSGRACRGVFIGVSVFLVGFLATYLRFVPYIKRNYDYGVVIFLLTFNLITVSSYRVQNVLRLTRDRLTTIAIGCGICLFMSLLVLPKWSGEDLHNSTVYKLEMLARSIEACVNEYFRDQTQDDGKSSKDQIYKGCRAVLDSKSSDESLALFGSWEPRHSRHCYSFPWQQYVKLGAVLRHFGYTAVALHGCLESEIQTPLSVRLLFRDPCSRVAGEVCKVFDELARSIRNRRHCSPNVLSDHLHEALQDLNSAIRSQPRLFLGSKKARPAANERAEDWRPQKNTSSGVALPSAMSDITSLQEWRGKRVESTERKVLRPTLSRIAITSLEFSEALPFAAFASLLVEMVARLELVIEEVEELGRAANFKEFSQADEIAIEMGFDDKKPCVNGKDFQSHVVHQAAE; via the exons ATGGCACTGACTGGAACTGCAGATGACAGCAAAGGCAAGAACACCAAGTGCAAGCTACTCACAAAGGAttcgatggagaagatggtaaggCTTCCAGTTAAGCTGTGGCTGAGTGCACTGGAAGTGGGAAGAGAGGACCCAAGACGGCTTATCCATGCCCTCAAGGTGGGCGTCGCATTGACACTCGTCTCCTTATTGTACCTCTTGGAACCACTGTTCGAAGGAGTCGGACGGAATGCGATGTGGGCCGTGATGACTGTGGTTGTGGTGCTCGAATTCACTGCAG GTGCAACTCTGTGCAAGGGAGTAAACAGAGGAATTGGGACACTGTGCGCGGCATCTCTTGCATTTGTGATCGAGTTCATGGCAGAAAAGTCAGGCAGAGCTTGTCGCGGCGTTTTCATAGGAGTATCTGTGTTTTTAGTCG GATTCTTGGCGACGTACTTGAGATTTGTCCCTTACATAAAGAGGAACTACGATTATGGAGTGGTGATCTTTCTGCTGACCTTCAACCTGATAACGGTGTCGAGTTACCGCGTGCAGAACGTGTTGCGGTTGACTCGCGATCGCCTAACCACCATTGCCATCGGCTGCGGCATTTGCCTCTTTATGAGCCTCCTCGTTCTACCCAAGTGGTCCGGTGAAGACCTGCACAATTCCACAGTCTACAAGCTTGAAATGTTAGCGAGATCCATTGAAGCTTGTGTGAACGAGTACTTCCGGGATCAAACTCAAGATGACGGCAAGTCATCCAAGGACCAAATATACAAGGGATGCAGAGCAGTGTTGGACTCCAAATCCAGTGATGAGTCTCTC GCACTCTTCGGAAGCTGGGAGCCGAGGCACTCCAGACACTGCTACAGCTTTCCATGGCAACAGTACGTGAAGCTTGGTGCTGTTCTGAGACATTTCGGGTACACGGCCGTAGCACTTCATGGATGTTTGGAATCAGAAATCCAG ACTCCACTATCTGTAAGATTGCTCTTTCGAGACCCGTGCAGCCGCGTCGCTGGTGAGGTGTGCAAGGTGTTCGATGAGCTCGCGCGGAGCATAAGAAACCGCCGTCACTGCTCTCCCAATGTGCTCTCCGACCACCTTCACGAGGCGCTGCAAGACCTGAATTCCGCCATCAGGTCCCAACCGCGTCTCTTCCTTGGCTCCAAGAAAGCCCGTCCCGCAGCAAATGAGCGCGCGGAGGATTGGAGACCCCAAAAAAACACATCTTCCGGTGTAGCTCTGCCTTCGGCCATGTCTGATATCACATCACTGCAGGAATGGAGGGGCAAAAGGGTAGAGTCAACTGAGAGGAAGGTCTTGAGGCCAACCCTGAGCAGAATAGCAATAACTAGCCTTGAATTCTCGGAGGCACTGCCATTTGCAGCGTTTGCCTCGTTGCTCGTGGAGATGGTGGCCAGGTTGGAGCTTGTCATTGAGGAGGTGGAAGAACTCGGCAGGGCAGCAAATTTCAAGGAGTTCTCTCAGGCGGATGAAATCGCCATCGAAATGGGATTTGATGACAAGAAGCCATGCGTGAATGGCAAAGATTTCCAGAGCCATGTGGTACACCAAGCAGCAGAGTGA
- the LOC135584925 gene encoding pectin acetylesterase 8-like isoform X2: protein MLYANFYTWAYALILLILLKAEANFVDITYVESAIPKGAVCLDGSPPAYHLSPGFGSGVNNWLVHLEGGGWCNNITTCLARKNTRLGSSGQMAKQLAFSGILSNTQSFNPDFYNWNKVKVRYCDGSSFTGDVERVDPATNLHYRGARVWLAVMEELLARGMSKAENLEDWLPYSIATAFATFFQQVPRKDISGAEHIKAFYNDVVTTHGSAKNLPLCTSMIEPGMCFFPQYMAQEIESPLFILNAAYDSWQIKNILVPTVADRHGSWHNCKLDIKLCSSAQLQIMQEFRLEFLNAVNGLGTPSSRGLFINSCYAHCQSEMQETWFLPNSPMLDKIPIAEAVGDWFYNRSAFQKIDCPYPCDSTCHNISLQDNSEA from the exons ATGTTATATGCTAACTTTTACACATGGGCTTATGCTCTTATTTTATTGATACTCCTGAAAGCAGAAGCAAACTTCGTAGATATTACATATGTTGAAAGTGCTATACCCAAAGGTGCAG TATGTTTGGATGGAAGCCCTCCAGCTTATCATCTATCCCCAGGTTTTGGATCAGGTGTCAATAATTGGTTGGTCCATCTTGAG GGAGGAGGGTGGTGCAACAACATAACAACTTGTCTAGCTCGAAAGAACACCCGTTTAGGTTCTTCCGGACAAATGGCAAAACAGCTTGCCTTTTCAGGGATCTTAAGCAATACCCAATCATTTAATCCAG ACTTCTACAACTGGAATAAGGTCAAGGTTCGTTACTGCGATGGTTCATCATTCACGGGAGATGTAGAAAGAGTTGATCCT GCTACCAATCTTCATTACAGAGGAGCCAGAGTGTGGCTTGCCGTGATGGAAGAACTACTTGCAAGGGGAATGAGCAAGGCAGAAAAT CTGGAGGATTGGCTTCCATACTCCATTGCGACAGCTTTCGCAACCTTCTTCCAGCAAGTGCCAAG GAAAGATATTTCTGGAGCTGAACACATCAAGGCCTTCTACAATGATGTGGTGACAACACAT GGATCAGCAAAGAACTTGCCTTTATGCACTTCGATGATTGAACCTGGGATG TGTTTTTTCCCACAATACATGGCTCAGGAGATAGAGTCACCACTGTTCATTTTAAATGCAGCTTATGACTCATGGCAG ATAAAGAATATTTTGGTACCGACGGTTGCTGATCGTCATGGTAGTTGGCATAACTGCAAGCTTGATATAAAGCTGTGCTCTTCAGCTCAACTTCAAATAATGCAAG AGTTCAGGCTGGAGTTTCTGAATGCAGTGAATGGATTAGGGACCCCATCCTCTAGAGGTCTGTTCATCAATTCATGTTATGCCCACTGCCAATCAGAAATGCAGGAGACATGGTTCCTTCCCAATTCTCCTATGCTTGACAAGATA CCAATTGCAGAGGCAGTCGGAGACTGGTTTTACAATCGAAGCGCCTTCCAGAAGATTGACTGCCCATATCCTTGTGACTCAACTTGCCACAACATTTCTTTACAGGACAACTCAGAAGCATAG
- the LOC135584925 gene encoding pectin acetylesterase 8-like isoform X1 — translation MLYANFYTWAYALILLILLKAEANFVDITYVESAIPKGAVCLDGSPPAYHLSPGFGSGVNNWLVHLEGGGWCNNITTCLARKNTRLGSSGQMAKQLAFSGILSNTQSFNPDFYNWNKVKVRYCDGSSFTGDVERVDPATNLHYRGARVWLAVMEELLARGMSKAENALLSGCSAGGLASILHCDSFRNLLPASAKVKCLSDAGYFINVKDISGAEHIKAFYNDVVTTHGSAKNLPLCTSMIEPGMCFFPQYMAQEIESPLFILNAAYDSWQIKNILVPTVADRHGSWHNCKLDIKLCSSAQLQIMQEFRLEFLNAVNGLGTPSSRGLFINSCYAHCQSEMQETWFLPNSPMLDKIPIAEAVGDWFYNRSAFQKIDCPYPCDSTCHNISLQDNSEA, via the exons ATGTTATATGCTAACTTTTACACATGGGCTTATGCTCTTATTTTATTGATACTCCTGAAAGCAGAAGCAAACTTCGTAGATATTACATATGTTGAAAGTGCTATACCCAAAGGTGCAG TATGTTTGGATGGAAGCCCTCCAGCTTATCATCTATCCCCAGGTTTTGGATCAGGTGTCAATAATTGGTTGGTCCATCTTGAG GGAGGAGGGTGGTGCAACAACATAACAACTTGTCTAGCTCGAAAGAACACCCGTTTAGGTTCTTCCGGACAAATGGCAAAACAGCTTGCCTTTTCAGGGATCTTAAGCAATACCCAATCATTTAATCCAG ACTTCTACAACTGGAATAAGGTCAAGGTTCGTTACTGCGATGGTTCATCATTCACGGGAGATGTAGAAAGAGTTGATCCT GCTACCAATCTTCATTACAGAGGAGCCAGAGTGTGGCTTGCCGTGATGGAAGAACTACTTGCAAGGGGAATGAGCAAGGCAGAAAAT GCTCTTCTTTCTGGCTGTTCAGCTGGAGGATTGGCTTCCATACTCCATTGCGACAGCTTTCGCAACCTTCTTCCAGCAAGTGCCAAGGTTAAATGCCTTTCAGATGCTGGTTATTTCATAAATGT GAAAGATATTTCTGGAGCTGAACACATCAAGGCCTTCTACAATGATGTGGTGACAACACAT GGATCAGCAAAGAACTTGCCTTTATGCACTTCGATGATTGAACCTGGGATG TGTTTTTTCCCACAATACATGGCTCAGGAGATAGAGTCACCACTGTTCATTTTAAATGCAGCTTATGACTCATGGCAG ATAAAGAATATTTTGGTACCGACGGTTGCTGATCGTCATGGTAGTTGGCATAACTGCAAGCTTGATATAAAGCTGTGCTCTTCAGCTCAACTTCAAATAATGCAAG AGTTCAGGCTGGAGTTTCTGAATGCAGTGAATGGATTAGGGACCCCATCCTCTAGAGGTCTGTTCATCAATTCATGTTATGCCCACTGCCAATCAGAAATGCAGGAGACATGGTTCCTTCCCAATTCTCCTATGCTTGACAAGATA CCAATTGCAGAGGCAGTCGGAGACTGGTTTTACAATCGAAGCGCCTTCCAGAAGATTGACTGCCCATATCCTTGTGACTCAACTTGCCACAACATTTCTTTACAGGACAACTCAGAAGCATAG
- the LOC135637209 gene encoding abscisic acid 8'-hydroxylase CYP707A2-like, producing the protein MDPASAAMYPSSAAVITSTLLVMLSLIFCFFLFLYLLCSLLPRAFAAGRAAPRKLPLPPGSMGWPYVGETFQLYSNNPDTFFALKQKRYGPIFKTHILGCPCVMVSSPEAARFVLVTRAHLFKPTFPASKERMLGRQAVFFQQGDYHARLRRLILRAFLPEAIRRSVARIEAVALRTLQSWDGRLVNTFQEMKTYAFNVAIVSIFGKDELSYLEELKQCYYTLEKGYNSMPINLPGTLFFSAMKARKQLAHIVAKIVSSRRMQRTNEASNDLLGSFMEAKEALSDDQIADNMIGVIFAARDTTASVLTWIVKYLGDNPSILQAVTEEQEEVMKKKEAGNEEKSLTWADTKRMPLTLRVIQETMRVASILSFTFREAVEDVEYEGYLIPKGWKVLPLFRNIHHSPENFSDPEKFDPSRFEASPKPNTFLPFGNGTHACPGNELAKLEMLVLLHHLITKYRWSMSGYESGIQFGPFALPLNGLPLRFSLKSPVEDRAA; encoded by the exons ATGGATCCCGCTTCCGCCGCTATGTATCCGTCCTCTGCAGCCGTGATCACCTCCACGCTTCTCGTCATGCTGTCCCTCATCTTCtgcttcttccttttcctctaCCTCCTCTGCTCTCTCCTCCCGAGGGCCTTCGCCGCCGGGCGAGCAGCGCCCCGTAAGCTGCCCCTGCCTCCCGGTTCCATGGGCTGGCCTTACGTCGGCGAGACTTTCCAGCTCTACTCCAACAATCCCGACACCTTCTTCGCCCTCAAACAGAAGAG GTACGGGCCGATATTTAAGACCCACATCCTGGGGTGTCCTTGCGTGATGGTGTCCAGCCCTGAGGCGGCGAGGTTCGTGCTGGTGACGCGGGCGCACCTGTTCAAGCCGACGTTCCCCGCGAGCAAGGAGCGGATGCTGGGTCGCCAGGCCGTCTTCTTCCAGCAGGGCGACTACCACGCCCGACTCCGCCGCCTCATCCTCCGGGCGTTCTTGCCCGAAGCCATCCGCCGCTCCGTCGCCCGCATCGAGGCGGTCGCCCTCCGGACCTTGCAGTCGTGGGACGGCCGTCTCGTCAATACCTTCCAGGAAATGAAGACG TACGCATTCAATGTGGCGATCGTATCCATCTTCGGGAAGGACGAGCTCTCCTACTTGGAGGAACTGAAACAATGCTACTACACCCTCGAGAAGGGCTACAACTCCATGCCCATCAACTTGCCCGGGACGCTCTTCTTCAGCGCGATGAAGGCCAGGAAGCAGCTGGCCCACATCGTGGCCAAGATCGTGTCCTCCCGGAGGATGCAGAGGACAAACGAGGCCAGTAATGACCTGCTCGGTTCTTTCATGGAAGCCAAAGAAGCGCTCTCCGACGACCAGATTGCAGACAACATGATCGGCGTCATCTTTGCTGCCCGAGACACCACCGCCAGTGTGCTCACCTGGATCGTGAAGTACCTGGGAGACAACCCCAGCATCTTACAAGCGGTCACG GAAGAGCAAGAGGAAgtaatgaagaagaaagaagcagGCAACGAGGAGAAGTCCCTAACATGGGCCGACACCAAGCGGATGCCGTTGACTTTGAGGGTGATTCAGGAGACCATGAGAGTGGCCTCCATCTTATCCTTCACCTTCAGAGAAGCGGTGGAAGATGTGGAGTACGAAG GGTATCTGATTCCCAAGGGATGGAAGGTGTTGCCACTCTTCAGAAACATTCACCACAGCCCGGAAAACTTCAGCGACCCAGAAAAGTTCGATCCCTCCAGATTCGAG GCGTCTCCCAAGCCCAACACCTTCCTGCCATTTGGAAACGGGACCCATGCCTGCCCTGGAAATGAGCTAGCGAAGCTGGAGATGCTGGTCCTCCTCCATCACCTCATCACCAAATACAG GTGGTCTATGTCGGGTTACGAGAGCGGAATCCAATTTGGACCTTTTGCGCTGCCATTGAATGGCCTGCCCCTGCGATTCTCTCTCAAGTCACCAGTGGAGGACCGAGCTGCTTGA
- the LOC103983054 gene encoding pyruvate kinase isozyme G, chloroplastic isoform X1, with the protein MATMTEIGGLASSRCVGRTFHKNGRGRRGARLNATVGLSVRSMRAAERRDDLTEEIGAPVCSDKLNALHEFQLSVPIGETRLPPDFHRKTKIVCTVGPSTNTREMIWKLAEEGMNVARLNMSHGDHESHQKIIDLVKEYNYQHKDNVIAVMLDTKGPEVRSGDLPQPILLKEGQEFNFTIKRGVSSEDTVSVNYDDFVNDVEVGDVLLVDGGMMSLAVRAKTPDTVKCTAIDGGELKSRRHLNVRGKSATLPSITEKDWEDIKFGVDNEVDFFAVSFVKDAKVIHELKEFLRSCHADIHIIPKIESADSIPNLQAIISASDGAMVARGDLGAELPIEDVPLLQEEIIRTCRSMQKPVIVATNMLESMINHPTPTRAEVSDIAIAVKEGADAIMLSGETAHGKYPLKAVKVMHNVAIRTESTVLSDILHTTAAAIQTGDCGDVSQGHISAMFAFHATNMANTLGTPIIVFTQTGSMPILLSHFRPSSTIFAFTNQERVKQRLALYHGVLPIHMQFYENADETFSRAIKHLMNLKYLKQGESVTLVRSGTRPIWRSEFTHHIQVRKVQD; encoded by the exons ATGGCAACGATGACGGAGATCGGCGGCCTGGCCTCATCGCGGTGCGTCGGCCGGACGTTCCATAAAAATGGAAGGGGACGGCGAGGGGCCAGGCTGAACGCTACCGTCGGGCTCTCCGTGAGATCGATGAGGGCAGCGGAGAGGCGGGACGACCTTACCGAGGAGATCGGCGCTCCTGTCTGCTCG GACAAGCTAAATGCATTGCACGAGTTCCAGTTGAGTGTTCCAATTGGGGAAACAAGGCTACCACCTGATTTTCACAGGAAGACAAAGATAGTATGTACAGTTGGTCCTTCGACGAACACACGTGAAATGATCTGGAAATTAGCAGAGGAGGGAATGAATGTTGCACGGCTTAATATGTCTCATGGTGATCATGAGTCGCACCAGAAGATCATTGATTTGGTTAAGGAATACAATTACCAACACAAAGACAATGTTATTGCTGTAATGCTGGACACCAAG GGTCCTGAGGTAAGAAGTGGAGATTTGCCACAACCTATCTTGCTCAAGGAAGGTCAGGAATTCAACTTTACTATCAAAAGAGGAGTTAGCTCTGAAGACACTGTGAGTGTGAATTATGATGACTTTGTTAATGATGTGGAAGTTGGAGATGTTCTCTTGGTTGATG GAGGGATGATGTCACTAGCTGTAAGGGCCAAGACTCCTGATACAGTCAAGTGCACAGCAATTGATGGTGGAGAACTAAAATCAAGGCGACACTTAAATGTGCGCGGCAAAAGTGCTACTCTTCCATCCATTACAG aaaaggattgGGAAGATATTAAGTTTGGTGTGGACAACGAAGTTGATTTCTTTGCAGTTTCATTCGTTAAAGATGCAAAAGTGATACATGAATTAAAAGAATTTCTCAGAA GTTGCCATGCAGATATACACATTATCCCTAAAATAGAAAGTGCTGATTCAATTCCAAACCTTCAGGCCATAATTTCTGCTTCAGATGGG GCAATGGTGGCACGCGGAGACCTTGGTGCTGAACTTCCAATTGAGGATGTTCCTCTATTGCAG GAAGAGATAATCAGGACATGTAGAAGCATGCAGAAACCAGTCATTGTGGCAACAAACATGTTAGAAAGCATGATAAACCATCCCACTCCAACAAGAGCAGAAGTTTCTGACATAGCAATTGCAGTCAAAGAAGGTGCAGATGCTATCATGCTATCAGGAGAAACTGCTCATGGGAA GTACCCATTGAAAGCTGTTAAAGTAATGCACAATGTGGCAATAAGGACTGAATCAACAGTGCTAAGTGACATTCTCCACACAACTGCTGCAGCTATCCAG ACTGGAGATTGTGGGGATGTTTCTCAAGGGCACATTAGTGCAATGTTTGCATTTCATGCAACCAACATGGCCAATACTCTTGGCACACCTATTATTGTTTTCACTCAAACTGGTTCAATGCCTATACTTTTAAGCCATTTTCGACCTTCTTCAACTATATTTGCATTTACGAATCA GGAAAGAGTTAAACAGAGGCTGGCGCTTTACCATGGGGTGTTGCCTATACATATGCAGTTCTATGAGAATGCAGATGAGACATTCTCTAGGGCCATAAAACATTTGATG AATCTCAAGTATCTGAAGCAAGGAGAATCTGTAACTCTTGTTCGGAGTGGTACACGCCCGATCTGGAGATCAGAGTTTACTCATCATATTCAAGTCCGTAAAGTCCAAGACTGA